From Oncorhynchus tshawytscha isolate Ot180627B linkage group LG11, Otsh_v2.0, whole genome shotgun sequence, the proteins below share one genomic window:
- the LOC112233156 gene encoding apoptosis-resistant E3 ubiquitin protein ligase 1 — MDLRFLLTFLFCSVSWIFFWEVRWKKGKESQIEEWIQGHSLSEYKHLFEDVETLEELSLSILTRLEYVVREKRRWRDIAEAHIQLLRDFAFQEWLCSQSLEHYYHTLKTLGCMTLDDLAQFDSQLQLSLAAWGYYYEDYIKLSTGVKVLQASRGSRDQDYEIQLVHSLAERRLNEKWSIAGAFIFGCTVALCFLIRDLMFYVIGGITVSIIAFVFTIKFLCELAARVVSFLQNEDPGRRGDRSIYDYVRGNYLDPRSCKVSWDWKDPQEVGQTMSFRVHLFYKNGQPFPAHRPVGLRVNITHIELALDIPITQEVLQEPESNVVKLAFTVRKAGRYEVAVKLGGLNVAYSPYYKIFKSGTVDPSKTKIAYHFSTLVLVYGQQHTLQIEPRDEYGNPTSNSTSLIDEVNYSVHVHSLGTVDDDSLKEYYCKSVSSNKQLCQVLLKITLRKKGCFRARISYSDLPISNGEFDIIVLSENEKKCVEKNVSTTGISIYFEAYLYGSGNYSNYSNSSWQLPASALMAPQRRPSMGDEEDEHDSPVEGQPEKVKKPKKVYCYISPKQLSVKEFYLKIIPWRLFTFRVCPGTKFTYYGPDPVHKYLTLVVDDGIQPPVELSCKDRNIMAATFIRFLHKNIGGSETFQDKVSFFQRELRHIHSKRPRTKTCLKITRHCILDSSLKSTRNFSVSDWSKNFEVVFQDEEALDWGGPRREWFELVCKTLFDTTNQLFTRFSDDNQGLVHPNAERPVHLRLKMYEFAGRVVGKCLYESALGGAYKQLVRARFTRSFLAQLIGLRMNYKYFETDDQEFYKTKVCFILNNDVSEMDLVFAEEKYKSGQLEKVVELISGGAQIAVNNENKMHYLNLLAQYRLASQVRDEVEHFLKGLNELVPENLLAIFDENELELLMCGTGDINVQDFKAHAVVVGGSWHFREKVMKWFWAVVSSFTQEELARLLQFTTGSSQLPPGGFNTLCPSFQIIAAPTHSTLPTAHTCFNQLCLPTYDSYEELHKMLKLAISEGSEGFGML; from the exons ATGGACCTCCGCTTTTTGCTGACTTTCCTCTTCTGCTCAGTCTCGTGGATCTTCTTCTGGGAAGTGCGCTGGAAGAAAGGCAAAGAAAGTCAGATTGAAGAATGGATTCAAGGCCACAGTCTCTCCGAATACAAACACTTATTTGAAG atgtggagACTCTGGAGGAGCTGAGCCTGAGTATTCTGACTCGTCTGGAGTACGTGGTGAGAGAGAAGCGGCGCTGGAGGGACATCGCAGAGGCTCATATCCAGCTGCTGCGAGACTTTGCCTTCCAGGAGTGGCTCTGCTCTCAGAGCCTTGAGCACTACTATCATAC ACTGAAGACCTTGGGTTGTATGACTCTGGATGATCTAGCCCAGTTTGACAGCCAGTTGCAGCTCTCTCTTGCTGCGTGGGGATACTACTACGAAGACTACATCAAGCTGTCCACGGGCGTCAAGGTTCTCCAGGCCTCTAGGGGGAGCCGCGACCAGGACTACGAGATCCAACTTGTGCACAGCCTTGCTGAAAGGCGCCTGAATGAGAAGTGGTCTATCG cGGGAGCTTTTATATTTGGCTGTACTGTGGCACTGTGCTTTCTGATAAGGGACCTCATGTTTTACGTGATTG GTGGAATTACTGTTTCCATCATAGCGTTTGTCTTTACCATCAAGTTCCTATGTGAGCTTGCTGCGCGGGTGGTTAGCTTTCTGCAGAATGAGGATCCCGGGAGAAGGGGTGACCGCAGCATCTACGACTATGTACGAGGGAACTACCTGGACCCGCGCTCCTGCAAGGTGTCCTGGGATTGGAAGGACCCACAGGAAGTGGGCCAGACTATGAGCTTCCGTGTTCAC CTCTTCTACAAGAACGGCCAGCCCTTCCCTGCCCACCGACCCGTGGGGTTAAGGGTCAACATCACTCACATAGAGCTGGCCCTAGACATCCCCATCACCCAGGAGGTTCTGCAGGAGCCAGAGTCCAATGTGGTCAAACTGGCCTTCACTGTCCGCAAGGCCGGACGCTATGAGGTAGCTGTCAAACTGGGAGGACTCAACGTGGCCTACAGCCCTTACTACAAGATATTCAAATCAG GGACAGTGGACCCGTCCAAAACGAAGATAGCCTACCACTTCtccaccctggtcttagtatatGGCCAGCAGCATACCCTGCAGATCGAGCCTCGGGACGAGTATGGCAACCCCACCAGTAACTCCACCTCACTGATAGACGAAGTCAACTACAGCGTCCACGTCCACTCG CTGGGCACGGTGGATGACGACAGCCTGAAGGAGTACTACTGTAAGTCAGTGTCATCCAACAAGCAGCTGTGCCAGGTACTGCTGAAGATCACCCTGAGGAAGAAGGGCTGTTTCCGGGCACGCATCTCCTATAGCGACCTGCCCATCAGCAACGGGGAGTTCGACATCATTGTTCTCAGTG AGAATGAGAAGAAGTGTGTGGAGAAGAACGTGTCCACCACAGGGATCAGCATCTACTTTGAGGCGTACCTGTATGGCTCAGggaactacagtaactacagtaactcctCGTGGCAGCTCCCAGCCTCGGCTCTGATGGCCCCTCAGAGACGGCCCTCCATGGGGGACGAGGAGGACGAGCATGACTCCCCTGTAGAGGGCCAGCCGGAGAAGGTCAAGAAACCAAAAAAGGTCTACTGCTACATATCGCCAAAG CAACTGTCAGTGAAGGAGTTTTACCTGAAAATCATTCCATGGCGCCTTTTCACCTTTCGAGTTTGCCCAGGGACAAAG TTCACATACTATGGCCCTGACCCCGTTCACAAGTACTTGACTCTTGTGGTGGATGATGGGATCCAGCCGCCAGTGGAGCTGAGCTGTAAAGACAGAAACATCATGGCTGCCACCTTCATCCGTTTCCTGCACAAGAATATCG GTGGCTCGGAGACGTTCCAGGACAAGGTGAGCTTCTTCCAGAGGGAGCTCAGACACATCCACTCCAAGAGACCACGCACCAAGACCTGCCTGAAGATCACACGCCACTGCATCCTGGACTCT TCTCTGAAATCCACCCGGAACTTCTCCGTGTCGGACTGGAGTAAGAACTTTGAGGTGGTGTTCCAGGATGAGGAAG ctctggactggggagggCCGCGAAGGGAGTGGTTTGAGCTCGTCTGTAAGACCCTGTTTGACACCACCAATCAGCTGTTTACTCGCTTCAGTGACGACAACCAGGGCCTG GTCCACCCCAACGCTGAGCGGCCGGTCCACCTGCGTCTGAAGATGTATGAGTTTGCGGGGCGCGTGGTGGGGAAGTGCCTGTACGAGTCAGCCCTGGGCGGGGCCTACAAGCAGCTGGTCCGCGCTCGCTTCACCCGCTCCTTCCTGGCCCAGCTCATCGGACTCAGGATGAACTACAAA TACTTTGAGACGGATGATCAGGAGTTCTACAAAACGAAAGTCTGCTTCATCCTAAACAATGATGTCAGTGAAATGGACCTGGTGTTTGCTGAGGAGAAGTACAAGTCAGGACAGCTGGAGAAG GTGGTGGAGCTGATATCTGGAGGAGCTCAGATTGCTGTCAACAATGAGAACAAGATGCATTATCTGAACCTGCTGGCCCAGTACAGGCTCGCCAGTCAGGTGCGAGACGAGGTGGAGCACTTTCTCAAAG GTTTGAATGAACTTGTTCCGGAGAACCTCCTGGCCATATTTGATGAGAATGAGCTGGAG CTGTTGATGTGCGGTACAGGGGACATCAATGTCCAGGACTTCAAGGCCCATGCTGTGGTCGTAGGAGGGTCGTGGCACTtcagagagaag